From a single Candidatus Binatia bacterium genomic region:
- a CDS encoding glycosyltransferase family 39 protein, translating into MLNVRALASALVLAQLLALGVVGARVTRDTPVFGPIDERSHYSYVQFVSEEGRLPLLRDTIRPEVSALARGIYPQESVRPAELMGIWGKVYEAFQPPLYYVVAAAVSRLTTNHRTQVTILRAFGVALLFGLAALLLELSRRLFGEEWPIAAAYVLNVVLLPGVVVRSVHIGNAGLEILGATFVLLCLQQGFARRSALPFWAAGVMLGVTLLTRLTAVSFAFVLVLAVATAVRRGILARGRGALVVALPPLVLAPWVAFNFVHYGAATANGVARGMQMHIINPQGKDHTLGDAASHFATQLFSYQQMVLPQEWAFPVGGDVARVILGLSSVLFFLPLGLAPFLRGRARAGVEAWLFGWPLPLSIVLSVVLYAWQDWPMLVRYTYCAFPAAMIFGYAVLRRYVGTPVLLSGAALTYGFLVALWAWAPVP; encoded by the coding sequence GTGTTGAACGTTCGCGCACTGGCTTCCGCGCTGGTCTTGGCTCAACTCCTTGCGCTGGGCGTGGTGGGCGCGAGGGTGACGCGCGATACCCCGGTCTTCGGCCCGATCGACGAGCGAAGTCACTACTCCTACGTTCAGTTCGTTTCGGAGGAGGGCCGCCTTCCGCTCCTCCGCGACACGATTCGCCCGGAGGTCTCGGCGCTTGCGCGCGGAATCTATCCGCAGGAATCCGTCCGTCCCGCGGAGCTCATGGGGATTTGGGGCAAGGTCTACGAGGCCTTCCAGCCGCCGCTGTATTACGTGGTTGCGGCGGCGGTGAGCCGGCTCACGACGAATCATCGCACGCAGGTGACGATTCTCCGTGCGTTCGGGGTGGCTCTCCTCTTCGGGTTGGCGGCCCTTCTGCTCGAGCTGAGCCGGCGGCTTTTCGGGGAGGAGTGGCCGATCGCGGCCGCGTACGTTCTGAACGTCGTATTGCTTCCGGGCGTGGTCGTGCGTTCCGTGCACATCGGGAACGCAGGCCTCGAAATCCTGGGCGCGACGTTCGTACTTCTCTGCCTGCAACAGGGGTTCGCTCGGCGGAGCGCCCTCCCGTTCTGGGCTGCCGGGGTGATGCTCGGAGTAACGCTCCTCACTCGGCTCACGGCGGTAAGCTTTGCCTTTGTCCTCGTACTCGCCGTCGCTACCGCGGTCCGGCGCGGGATCCTGGCGAGGGGGCGAGGCGCGCTCGTAGTCGCCCTCCCACCGCTCGTGCTCGCGCCGTGGGTCGCATTCAACTTCGTCCACTATGGGGCGGCTACGGCAAACGGCGTTGCGCGGGGGATGCAGATGCACATCATCAACCCGCAGGGGAAGGACCACACGTTGGGGGATGCAGCGTCTCACTTCGCGACGCAGCTCTTTTCGTATCAGCAGATGGTCCTACCCCAGGAGTGGGCGTTCCCCGTGGGCGGGGATGTGGCCCGCGTGATTCTTGGGTTGTCGAGTGTCCTCTTCTTCTTGCCACTCGGTCTGGCGCCGTTTCTTCGTGGTCGTGCGCGTGCAGGGGTCGAGGCTTGGCTCTTTGGCTGGCCGTTGCCTCTGTCGATCGTGCTCTCTGTGGTGCTGTACGCGTGGCAGGATTGGCCCATGCTGGTGCGGTACACGTACTGTGCGTTCCCGGCGGCGATGATCTTTGGGTACGCGGTCCTCCGTCGCTACGTGGGGACACCGGTTTTGCTCTCGGGCGCCGCGCTCACCTACGGATTTCTGGTCGCTCTTTGGGCCTGGGCTCCGGTGCCGTAG
- a CDS encoding acetoacetate decarboxylase family protein yields the protein MATEQDLRINPGDIMGWPILKIDYPTAPAHLADLLPPGVDPGAASQVHISIYCYPVPDEPEFGVVIAVDADYRGRQGVYTIGYGIDQESAIYISKDMNGQPKYPCDIDYYRVGDAVRARCTHQGYTFLEYRGASREVAAVPDAHEENEWWVKVSRAVGGAEKAYDFPPHVVQVKTAYQPVRRENLEGELKLLESPWDPIAALLPMSGPASAYLWTANPTARDITLEGGLDPEGFWPFVDTIGSSRWPGTTGGPRRAA from the coding sequence ATGGCCACCGAGCAAGATCTACGAATCAATCCTGGCGACATCATGGGCTGGCCGATCCTAAAGATCGACTACCCGACCGCCCCGGCCCATCTCGCGGATCTGTTGCCGCCCGGCGTGGATCCTGGAGCCGCCTCCCAAGTCCACATTTCGATCTATTGCTACCCCGTGCCGGACGAGCCCGAGTTCGGAGTCGTGATCGCCGTCGATGCGGACTACCGCGGCCGCCAAGGCGTCTACACGATCGGATATGGCATCGACCAGGAGTCCGCGATCTACATCAGCAAGGACATGAACGGTCAGCCGAAGTACCCGTGCGACATCGACTACTATCGCGTCGGCGACGCCGTTCGCGCGCGGTGCACCCACCAGGGCTACACGTTTCTCGAGTATCGGGGAGCCAGCCGCGAGGTCGCGGCAGTGCCGGACGCGCACGAAGAGAATGAATGGTGGGTCAAGGTCTCGCGTGCCGTTGGTGGCGCGGAGAAGGCGTACGATTTCCCTCCGCACGTCGTCCAGGTGAAAACGGCCTACCAGCCGGTCCGTCGCGAGAACCTCGAGGGGGAGCTCAAGCTCCTCGAGAGCCCATGGGATCCGATCGCAGCGCTTCTACCGATGAGTGGGCCCGCGTCGGCGTACCTGTGGACGGCGAATCCGACCGCCCGCGACATCACACTCGAAGGAGGCCTGGATCCAGAGGGCTTCTGGCCTTTCGTCGACACGATCGGGAGCTCTCGCTGGCCCGGCACGACCGGCGGTCCGCGGCGCGCGGCCTGA
- a CDS encoding amidase family protein — MRGLRLGVPRAHFGEGLEAETGELMEDVLVRLRKAGAVLVEADLDDIGRLDFDAGFPVALHETVADLNAYLAAHDIPMNYDQLVSKCDSPDVRKMLQGPQGEAAISTEVYRHAKDVLMTFRRAIDPDQRAVGRVFDPGQERGIVGEDGSAP, encoded by the coding sequence ATGCGAGGGTTGCGCTTGGGTGTGCCGCGGGCGCACTTCGGGGAGGGGCTCGAGGCGGAGACGGGGGAATTGATGGAGGATGTGCTCGTGCGCCTACGTAAGGCCGGTGCCGTCTTGGTCGAGGCGGATCTCGATGACATCGGACGTTTAGATTTTGATGCCGGCTTCCCGGTCGCACTGCATGAAACAGTCGCCGATCTGAATGCCTATCTCGCAGCACATGACATCCCCATGAATTATGATCAGCTGGTTTCGAAGTGCGACAGCCCCGACGTGAGGAAGATGCTGCAAGGACCGCAAGGTGAGGCCGCGATTTCAACCGAGGTCTATCGGCATGCGAAGGATGTCTTGATGACTTTTCGCCGAGCCATAGATCCGGACCAGCGAGCGGTTGGTCGCGTCTTCGATCCGGGTCAGGAGCGCGGGATCGTTGGTGAGGACGGGTCCGCTCCCTGA
- a CDS encoding SMP-30/gluconolactonase/LRE family protein, translating into MFEIECLWECDDGLGESPLWSHEENSLYWSDHAGPSMELAGARWPSIKRLNVVTRQQDVWRMPQQVGSFGFRATGGLIAGTNSGFCSIDLESGSIEQIADPEEDNPHSRLNDGKIDRRGRYWCGSMDCQLKDKSSYIYRFDPDLTCHKCAEDFSFVCSNGIAFSPDDTRMYFGDTKGNAVYVFDFNIDEGHIGNRRLLLSLEDRKPGIIDGATVDAEGYYWFALNMGGKIIRIDPRGGVDREIDMPIPSPTCVTFGGDNYETLFVTSQQTFVTPEQLAKHPRPGSLFAIHGLGVQGLPEPKFGG; encoded by the coding sequence ATGTTCGAAATCGAATGTCTTTGGGAATGCGATGATGGTCTGGGAGAGTCGCCGCTCTGGTCCCATGAGGAAAACTCCCTCTACTGGTCTGATCACGCAGGCCCTTCCATGGAGTTGGCCGGCGCACGATGGCCATCGATAAAGCGATTGAATGTCGTGACCCGGCAGCAGGACGTTTGGCGCATGCCCCAACAGGTGGGATCCTTTGGCTTTCGGGCAACCGGCGGATTGATCGCCGGCACCAATTCAGGATTTTGTTCGATCGATCTGGAAAGCGGCTCCATCGAGCAGATCGCTGATCCGGAGGAGGACAACCCGCACAGCCGGCTGAACGATGGAAAGATTGACCGCCGTGGACGCTACTGGTGCGGCAGCATGGATTGTCAGCTGAAGGACAAGTCCTCGTATATCTATCGCTTCGATCCAGATCTTACGTGCCATAAGTGCGCGGAAGACTTTTCCTTTGTGTGCAGCAATGGGATCGCTTTTTCTCCGGACGACACTCGGATGTACTTCGGCGATACGAAGGGGAACGCGGTCTATGTATTCGACTTTAATATTGACGAAGGCCACATTGGTAATCGCAGGCTGCTTCTCTCACTTGAGGATCGAAAGCCTGGGATCATCGACGGTGCGACGGTGGATGCCGAGGGGTATTACTGGTTCGCCTTGAATATGGGAGGGAAAATTATTCGTATCGACCCTCGGGGCGGAGTCGATCGGGAAATCGATATGCCAATCCCCAGTCCGACCTGTGTGACCTTTGGCGGGGACAACTACGAAACGCTTTTCGTCACATCACAACAGACCTTCGTGACCCCTGAGCAATTGGCAAAGCACCCACGGCCGGGAAGCCTGTTTGCAATTCACGGGCTCGGCGTTCAAGGGCTGCCTGAACCCAAGTTCGGCGGTTGA
- a CDS encoding sulfatase, translated as MCTRDGRSVALAYRWSLALASLGLLITTACSRGPVGPEGVTQRLRAEDFGQPVAEHAPMLAIGRTAREVIAVPERRQIAEVQGALFEDGIAQMQVELEPVPQGATVELEVMAIGLPVLMEPVVRDGVAEHGRYVRLERGWDLERADAGPARLTVEAGAVRLAVPEEQATKQVVARLFARSPIPAFLSSQPFQPPQPGAIEIPYGVLGAGEAMSVGGVQMSAILRCGDRVERLLQAKVAPGNEAPGWHVHTVELPRLEGPCKLELEQADSDGTPSAYVVWGTPQIVAETDERDLRIVMISLDTLRADHMSGYGYPRDTTPEIDRRLIQRGVRFEDAMTTIASTGIAHLSLFTGLYPRDQRKSGRLAARDASVTLAERLQSAEYATAAFTEDGLLAGPFGFWYGFDLFREYHVVSDARGINVFDDGIEYVRANRDRRFFLFLHTYKVHDPFEFDEATRTRFSSGADWVDGTLDPRVPKAQRSVVDAYDRTIVEADRIVAGFLDELDRLDLAGRTLVVLLSDHGEAFGEHQVRGHGLGVGQEQLRIPLVFRGPGVAEGHVRRVPVSIADVASTILDIAGLAHDGLGGSRSLASLIVERSEAEPEAEPPRERPLFFTRLLSDADGARLGSTKLLKTKDSCTQWNLETDPLENRPMLVECDAVGLAGEIVAYRDAATSRHARDREGLEESFSIPPDTEDSLRALGYVE; from the coding sequence ATGTGCACGCGAGACGGGCGGAGTGTGGCCTTGGCGTATCGATGGTCATTGGCTCTGGCGTCGCTGGGGCTCCTGATCACGACGGCCTGTTCCCGGGGGCCGGTGGGTCCTGAAGGAGTCACGCAGCGTCTGCGCGCGGAGGACTTCGGCCAGCCAGTGGCCGAGCACGCGCCGATGCTCGCCATCGGTCGGACGGCCCGAGAGGTCATCGCGGTGCCTGAGCGGCGCCAGATCGCCGAAGTTCAGGGTGCCCTCTTTGAAGACGGGATTGCTCAGATGCAGGTCGAGCTGGAGCCCGTTCCACAAGGCGCGACCGTCGAGTTGGAAGTGATGGCCATCGGTCTTCCCGTCCTGATGGAGCCCGTGGTGCGCGACGGGGTCGCCGAGCACGGGCGGTATGTCCGGCTCGAACGAGGTTGGGATCTCGAGCGGGCGGACGCGGGCCCTGCGCGGCTTACCGTGGAGGCCGGGGCGGTGCGGCTGGCGGTCCCAGAAGAACAGGCTACGAAACAAGTCGTCGCGCGGCTGTTCGCCCGCAGCCCGATTCCGGCGTTTCTATCAAGCCAGCCGTTCCAGCCGCCCCAGCCGGGAGCCATCGAGATTCCGTACGGTGTGCTCGGTGCAGGGGAGGCGATGTCGGTCGGCGGGGTTCAGATGAGTGCGATCCTCCGATGTGGCGACCGAGTCGAGCGTCTTCTGCAGGCGAAAGTCGCGCCAGGCAATGAAGCGCCTGGCTGGCATGTGCACACGGTGGAGCTTCCCCGGTTGGAAGGGCCGTGCAAGCTCGAGCTCGAACAGGCCGATTCGGATGGAACGCCATCGGCCTACGTCGTTTGGGGAACCCCTCAGATCGTGGCCGAGACCGACGAGCGAGATCTTCGCATCGTGATGATCTCGCTCGATACACTCCGCGCGGACCACATGTCCGGGTACGGCTACCCGCGCGATACGACGCCCGAGATCGACCGTCGCTTGATCCAGCGAGGGGTCCGCTTCGAAGACGCGATGACCACCATTGCCAGCACGGGGATAGCTCACCTGAGCCTCTTCACCGGCCTCTACCCGCGCGACCAGCGAAAGAGTGGCCGCCTAGCGGCGCGAGATGCGTCGGTGACACTTGCGGAGCGACTCCAGAGCGCCGAGTACGCGACGGCCGCGTTTACCGAAGACGGACTCCTCGCCGGTCCATTCGGGTTCTGGTACGGCTTCGATCTTTTCCGAGAGTATCACGTGGTATCGGATGCTCGAGGCATCAATGTTTTCGACGACGGGATCGAGTACGTGCGCGCCAACCGAGACCGGCGCTTCTTCCTGTTCCTGCACACGTACAAGGTGCACGACCCGTTCGAGTTCGATGAGGCTACACGCACGCGTTTTTCGAGCGGCGCGGACTGGGTCGACGGCACGCTCGACCCGCGGGTCCCGAAGGCGCAGCGTTCCGTCGTCGATGCGTATGACCGAACGATCGTGGAGGCCGACCGAATCGTGGCCGGGTTCCTCGACGAACTCGATCGGCTGGATCTGGCCGGGCGCACCCTGGTCGTGCTGCTCTCGGACCACGGCGAGGCCTTCGGTGAGCACCAGGTCCGCGGCCACGGACTCGGAGTCGGGCAGGAGCAGCTTCGGATCCCATTGGTCTTCCGCGGGCCCGGAGTCGCCGAAGGCCACGTGCGGCGCGTGCCCGTCAGCATTGCCGATGTCGCGAGCACCATTCTCGACATCGCCGGCCTCGCCCACGACGGACTCGGTGGGAGCCGTAGCCTGGCTAGTCTGATCGTCGAGCGCTCCGAGGCCGAGCCCGAAGCGGAGCCGCCGCGAGAGCGGCCGCTCTTCTTCACTCGCTTGCTGAGCGACGCGGATGGGGCACGCCTCGGCTCGACCAAACTCCTCAAGACGAAGGACAGTTGCACGCAGTGGAATCTCGAGACCGACCCACTCGAGAACCGGCCCATGCTCGTCGAGTGCGACGCTGTGGGGCTTGCTGGCGAGATCGTCGCGTATCGAGACGCCGCGACCTCCCGGCACGCACGAGATCGCGAGGGTCTCGAGGAGTCGTTTTCAATCCCGCCCGATACCGAAGATTCACTGCGCGCACTCGGCTACGTCGAATAG
- a CDS encoding TonB-dependent receptor, translating into MKLAKVLVGSFWLFGLGLLGFWKPAPAAGAQAVASEASIVAPSEGEEPGEADVGGLSAELDSMEAQAEEAAKDGGRISGVSADVLRQIEEIVVSARKREESLEETPVSVTALGARALVEHGVTRLDDIEQMVPNLTFQRNPEGQDAMVRIRGIGTPRASIQFDPGVGIYVDGVFLSRSAGGLIDVLDVQQIEVLRGPQGTLFGKNTVGGALNISTVRPHEDAEASVLVRAGNFASINARAMLNLPIVEERLLSRFAVSTDRSGGYVFNESRGEYLSGRDNLNFVGSLRYLPLDELTIDLTGSWSRSRSPGRGGKCTYIQPTGLQGLVPDWPAECRRSRPYRIEANKQLVDNETYGMWGTALWDVGPVGPLDDLSLKSITSWREQRSQFNSDADGTASRLIQLTQTGNGPLGGSPGSARQISQELQVNGQALDDRLVFVGGYFYFTETADSGQTQAVNLGSFNQYTQNLLETNNWNWAFYGQGTFDATDWLSLTGGIRYSEEKKGLSANNRPIDPETGQFLPPPAVPLTDGDSQAIFSAWTPTGTVALQLPEAILDHSPVDHLMGYFTYARGFKGGGFNALGENSSADLEPFSPEFLDSFEVGAKTIALDQRLTVNVSFFLAKYDDIQVTSIRDVGSVEAPEILQLTLNAAKATTQGLELELYAIPFEGFQITGSVGVIDARYDNYMGINDLNNEDINRAGETFNNTPQLQTFLALQYSFPIDIRESQSMSGWLTPRLEWAYQSEVHYNGPELLAGIQNGFNLLNARISYAFLDDRAQVALWGKNLTNEGYFGNSTPIANFFGVTLNYYEPPRTFGGELSYRF; encoded by the coding sequence TTGAAGCTTGCCAAGGTGCTGGTCGGGTCTTTCTGGCTCTTCGGGCTGGGGTTGCTCGGTTTTTGGAAACCGGCACCAGCGGCAGGTGCCCAAGCCGTGGCGAGCGAGGCCTCAATCGTCGCTCCGAGCGAGGGCGAAGAGCCTGGAGAAGCGGATGTCGGCGGATTGTCGGCCGAGCTGGATTCCATGGAGGCTCAGGCCGAGGAAGCTGCCAAGGACGGAGGGCGGATCTCGGGAGTCTCCGCAGATGTGCTTCGACAAATCGAGGAAATCGTCGTCAGTGCCCGGAAGCGTGAGGAGTCGCTGGAAGAAACACCGGTTTCGGTGACGGCACTCGGCGCCAGGGCCCTTGTCGAGCACGGAGTCACGCGCCTGGACGATATTGAACAAATGGTCCCAAACCTGACGTTCCAGCGCAATCCGGAAGGACAGGATGCGATGGTGCGCATCCGCGGTATCGGAACTCCGCGTGCCAGCATTCAATTCGATCCCGGGGTCGGCATCTACGTCGATGGCGTCTTTCTGTCACGCTCGGCGGGGGGGCTGATCGATGTGCTCGACGTCCAGCAGATCGAAGTCCTTCGTGGACCGCAGGGGACTCTCTTCGGCAAGAATACCGTCGGCGGTGCTCTCAATATTTCGACCGTTCGTCCGCATGAGGACGCGGAAGCGTCCGTGCTTGTACGAGCCGGCAATTTCGCCTCGATCAATGCGCGCGCCATGCTGAACCTTCCGATTGTTGAGGAGCGCCTCCTCTCACGTTTTGCCGTGAGTACAGATCGATCCGGGGGATATGTCTTCAACGAATCTCGTGGAGAATATCTATCAGGCCGCGACAACCTTAATTTTGTCGGTTCCTTACGTTATCTTCCACTCGATGAGTTGACCATCGATCTGACGGGAAGTTGGTCGCGTAGTCGAAGCCCTGGCCGGGGTGGAAAATGCACCTATATCCAGCCGACGGGGTTACAGGGACTGGTCCCGGACTGGCCGGCGGAATGTCGCCGGTCGCGGCCCTACCGGATCGAGGCGAACAAGCAACTCGTCGATAACGAGACCTACGGCATGTGGGGGACAGCTCTCTGGGATGTGGGCCCTGTGGGTCCGCTGGATGATCTCAGTTTGAAATCGATTACGTCCTGGCGCGAACAAAGATCGCAATTTAATTCCGACGCCGACGGCACCGCCTCGCGGCTCATCCAACTGACCCAAACTGGCAATGGTCCGTTGGGCGGATCCCCGGGCTCGGCTCGCCAGATCAGTCAGGAACTTCAGGTCAACGGACAGGCACTCGATGACCGATTGGTATTCGTGGGCGGGTATTTTTACTTCACCGAAACCGCCGATTCCGGCCAGACGCAGGCCGTTAATCTGGGTAGTTTTAACCAGTACACACAGAATCTTCTGGAGACCAATAACTGGAATTGGGCCTTCTATGGGCAGGGTACCTTTGACGCGACCGACTGGCTCAGCCTGACGGGCGGCATTCGCTACAGCGAAGAGAAGAAAGGCCTCTCGGCAAACAATCGCCCAATCGACCCTGAAACCGGTCAATTCCTACCGCCACCGGCAGTGCCTCTGACCGATGGAGATTCCCAAGCGATCTTTTCTGCATGGACACCGACGGGGACTGTGGCACTTCAATTGCCGGAAGCCATTCTGGACCATTCTCCAGTTGATCATTTGATGGGATATTTCACCTATGCTCGAGGGTTCAAGGGTGGTGGCTTCAATGCGTTGGGAGAAAATTCGTCCGCAGACTTGGAGCCCTTTTCCCCGGAGTTTCTCGACTCCTTTGAAGTCGGCGCCAAGACGATTGCGCTCGACCAACGCCTGACGGTGAATGTTTCGTTCTTTCTCGCGAAATATGACGACATCCAGGTCACTTCGATTCGCGACGTCGGGAGCGTGGAGGCGCCAGAGATTCTGCAGCTGACGCTCAATGCGGCGAAGGCGACAACCCAGGGGCTCGAGTTGGAACTCTATGCGATCCCGTTTGAGGGCTTCCAGATCACGGGTTCGGTCGGCGTTATCGATGCTCGATATGACAACTATATGGGCATTAATGATCTGAATAATGAAGACATCAACCGCGCCGGTGAGACGTTCAACAACACGCCCCAGTTGCAGACCTTTCTCGCTCTACAATATTCCTTCCCGATTGATATCCGGGAAAGTCAATCGATGTCCGGATGGCTCACGCCGCGGTTGGAGTGGGCCTACCAGAGTGAGGTGCATTATAATGGCCCCGAACTTCTGGCGGGCATCCAGAACGGTTTCAACCTCCTCAATGCGCGGATTTCCTACGCCTTCCTTGACGATCGCGCGCAGGTCGCTCTATGGGGCAAGAATCTCACCAACGAAGGCTACTTCGGAAACAGTACGCCGATTGCCAACTTCTTTGGTGTCACGCTGAATTACTATGAACCGCCTCGAACTTTCGGCGGCGAGCTGAGCTACCGATTCTAG
- a CDS encoding PDZ domain-containing protein, with protein MKSRIWQTLRPKILAGFLGVVSLSGSALAPAWAEAEVPAASAVVNLSSSWVARVSEKSPGLTALVSANAASYYEHLRDLALRGSTSAVDDLHPVDQLQVMFLRLTVPADRLAEMSGNEILLLAVVEGWIGQDLRRSDELREVAVKGDTATGRLFKFGLDDRPDRGRQYFSYEDGFWRVQLRGERERLEKDFRSFTTRTGLSDSEAAFFILETRLLRKVVPADFVAPEAASTASVAAVPEALPVARVSDPVGLLDPGASRARSDLPWLGAYKLIAVRESPDSPEFAAATIADVERSLRYVVVVGELLGNGTGYRLEGVAGDRARFRRGRERMVLVLDPESQPLDELRTISSGSGAESSLLDHANLGKDRFGMMSQWRNTGLRGRAQLLQQGSLIPEVVSGQHAIAGLRVGRILRGSFWNQMGLSEGDVIQEVNNRKMNSMMRWREFMNVAESAQEISLVVKRDGRQFRLITRTIPPH; from the coding sequence ATGAAGAGTCGTATCTGGCAAACTCTGCGGCCCAAGATATTGGCCGGGTTCTTGGGCGTTGTTTCGCTGTCCGGTTCGGCTCTGGCGCCTGCATGGGCCGAGGCCGAAGTGCCAGCAGCGTCTGCGGTCGTGAATCTATCGTCGAGTTGGGTGGCGAGAGTTTCGGAAAAGTCGCCAGGGCTCACGGCCCTGGTCAGTGCGAATGCGGCCTCCTACTATGAACATCTGAGGGATTTGGCGTTGCGCGGCTCGACGTCTGCGGTCGATGACCTTCACCCGGTGGATCAATTGCAGGTCATGTTCCTTCGTCTTACCGTCCCAGCGGATCGTCTGGCGGAGATGTCGGGGAACGAAATTCTTTTGCTCGCGGTAGTAGAGGGCTGGATTGGTCAGGATCTGCGTCGCAGCGACGAGCTTCGTGAGGTTGCTGTCAAAGGCGACACCGCGACCGGGCGCCTGTTCAAGTTTGGCCTGGATGATCGTCCCGATCGGGGACGGCAGTATTTTTCCTACGAGGACGGCTTCTGGCGTGTGCAGCTGCGCGGCGAGAGGGAGCGACTCGAGAAGGATTTCCGTTCGTTTACCACCCGGACGGGTTTGTCCGACTCGGAGGCAGCTTTTTTCATTCTCGAGACACGCCTTTTGCGGAAAGTTGTACCCGCAGATTTTGTGGCTCCCGAAGCTGCCTCGACCGCCTCAGTCGCGGCGGTCCCGGAGGCTCTGCCTGTAGCAAGGGTATCGGATCCAGTCGGGCTATTAGACCCCGGCGCCTCTCGGGCCCGGAGCGACCTGCCGTGGCTGGGCGCGTACAAGCTGATCGCTGTCCGGGAATCGCCGGACAGCCCGGAGTTCGCAGCGGCAACAATCGCGGATGTCGAGCGGTCGCTACGATATGTGGTGGTTGTAGGAGAGCTTCTCGGGAATGGGACGGGTTATCGGCTTGAGGGCGTGGCTGGAGATCGCGCTCGGTTTAGACGTGGCCGCGAGCGTATGGTTCTCGTCCTGGATCCTGAGAGCCAACCTCTGGATGAACTTCGGACCATTAGCAGTGGATCAGGTGCGGAGAGCTCGCTGCTCGACCATGCAAATCTTGGCAAGGATCGGTTTGGTATGATGTCGCAGTGGCGCAATACAGGATTGCGTGGTCGGGCCCAGTTATTACAGCAGGGGTCACTGATCCCTGAGGTCGTCTCTGGTCAGCATGCGATCGCCGGGCTTCGTGTGGGCCGGATTCTTCGCGGTAGCTTCTGGAACCAGATGGGTCTTTCGGAAGGTGACGTCATCCAAGAAGTGAACAACAGGAAAATGAATTCGATGATGCGTTGGCGTGAATTCATGAATGTTGCAGAAAGCGCGCAGGAAATCTCTCTGGTCGTAAAGCGTGACGGGCGACAGTTTCGGTTGATTACGCGAACAATCCCCCCGCATTGA
- a CDS encoding TetR/AcrR family transcriptional regulator yields MKNTAATEDRLRRVIEAAGVCFSERGLKGTTMDEIATTAGVSKPFLYKYFESKDVLTDAVIADALESWRAVSEDAIRSKETAADGLAARMRATARFALERPILRTLLAEDRMLQVAHNEKFRKARERTLEETRQILRAGVRSGEISKSLDVEAMARVLEILTHGLVRSLFGHHAIERSDGMVDAAVELLRSGLPLPKLRRSRKGRNS; encoded by the coding sequence GTGAAGAATACGGCAGCCACCGAAGACCGCTTGCGGCGCGTGATTGAGGCCGCGGGAGTATGTTTTTCTGAGCGCGGATTGAAGGGCACGACGATGGACGAGATCGCCACGACCGCCGGAGTCTCGAAGCCTTTCCTCTATAAATATTTCGAGAGCAAGGATGTTCTCACCGATGCGGTGATCGCCGATGCGCTTGAGAGCTGGCGGGCGGTCTCGGAAGACGCCATTCGGTCCAAAGAGACTGCTGCCGACGGACTGGCGGCCCGCATGCGGGCTACGGCGAGGTTCGCCCTTGAGCGCCCCATCTTGCGCACGCTTCTGGCCGAGGACCGGATGCTGCAGGTCGCGCATAATGAGAAGTTCCGTAAGGCTCGCGAAAGAACTCTCGAGGAAACTCGGCAGATCTTGCGTGCTGGAGTCCGCTCCGGCGAGATATCGAAATCATTGGATGTCGAAGCAATGGCTCGGGTTCTGGAGATTCTCACACATGGTCTGGTCCGATCACTTTTTGGGCATCATGCAATCGAGCGCTCGGATGGCATGGTGGATGCAGCCGTGGAGCTTCTTCGCTCCGGCTTGCCATTGCCAAAGCTCAGGCGGAGTCGAAAGGGTAGAAATTCATGA